From Lathamus discolor isolate bLatDis1 chromosome 24, bLatDis1.hap1, whole genome shotgun sequence:
TGGCTGTGTTTCCAGACACCACAGGCTGGCACTTTGCTTGTCTCCCTCCCTTGCAGGAGGAAACAAGGATGCTCAACCCATCTGGGAACTCTGGCCAGCAGCAATGTCCTCAGTCCGGCACCTGGCTTTGGACATCCTGGTCCATGCATTCACTGGACTTCAAACCTGGATTTTAGCAGGGCAGGCTCCTCCTGCCGCAGTAGCGGCCACCAAGACCAGAGAGGCTGAAGCCTCCGGAGTTGATGGGCACTCCCTCCTCACTCAGGATGctgccaacagcagcagaggtggaggATCCCACGGCGGTGttctgggggaaggagctgaggatgggtccgggcagggtcaccaccacgGGAGAGGGCTGGATCACCACGCGGGagtcctggcactgcctgaTACAGGGCTcgttgcagctgttggccagtGGGGTTGGCCCACAGGGACGGCACAGATCGTAGCAGGACATGGCTGTGGGATGGAGGTGGACCTGGGAGAGAGGGTAGGGGAAGCACAGTCAGCAGGCAAGAATCACCCTGGAAGCCTA
This genomic window contains:
- the LOC136003952 gene encoding feather beta keratin encodes the protein MSCYDLCRPCGPTPLANSCNEPCIRQCQDSRVVIQPSPVVVTLPGPILSSFPQNTAVGSSTSAAVGSILSEEGVPINSGGFSLSGLGGRYCGRRSLPC